The Vitis riparia cultivar Riparia Gloire de Montpellier isolate 1030 chromosome 3, EGFV_Vit.rip_1.0, whole genome shotgun sequence genome segment ttcttctatagATTCTACAGCTTCAGAAGGGATTACAAGACCAATTTCTGGTTCGACATGCATTAGAGAAGGCATTGGGTTATAGGTCTTTCTCCCATGATACCATAAATGCAAACTCAGTGCCCAAGGTAGCTCTCTCTCCCTTCAATAACATGTTtgttattgtaattttcttattcataTGTATGTCCATGTATTTTGATTCAGTATTCTTCATCTGAAAGCATTGATCTTTTTCTGTCTTGGTCTCTAACAATTCTGAGTTTACTCTACTATTGGCATTGTGATTGTTTGGCAACAAGAATTTCGAAAAAGCAAAACAAACAGTCTGAACCATGTTTGCTGaggaaaagaacaagaaaaatgtCTAGAATGTCTTTGAACCTCATTGCTGACACTAGGacaaatctttttatttagCTTGACTTTGATTTTGCTTCTACTTTACCTTGTTATTTAGCTTACATTTTCCCTCGAACTAATCTTGCTGATACTGACCATTTGGTGTTGCTTCTACTTTATTTCAGCCTGCTGAGAATCTGATCAAGGAAATTGCGGTTTTGGAGCTGGAAGTTGTCTACCTGGAACAATATCTTCTCTCATTGTACCGGAAAACATTTGATCGACAAATTTCATCCGTTTCTACAGTGGATGATAGAATAAAGTCAACTTCAACTGCACATAAAAGGATGTTTCAAGAAGTTTCTGGAGATAAGATCATATCAAAGACTGAAAATTCAGTTATTCACTCTAGCCATCTTTTGTCACCCCGAGATTCAATTGACAATCCACCAAAGGAATGCAATGACATTTGGGGACCTCATGAGTTGTTGGATTCTAGCATTCATCGCAGCCATTCCTCCCTATCTCAACGTTCAACTTGTCCGATTAGAACTTCTCCTTCCATGCAAACTCTAGCCAAAGCTGTAGACTCGTACCATTCTCTACCTTTGTCCATGCTGGAGGTAACTTATTCAATTCATCtgataaaaaaaccaaaaggaaacTATATAATGGCTAGAAGGAGAATTTTCCCAAATCTTGTTGTCCTATTCTCactttaaatcattattttgataactattttcccTTATTCAAAATCCAAACAATGTTATTTTTAACATAGTATATGTCCTTAGATTGTTGATATTAAATGATAATTTGAGGCTTCTCTAAGTAATTTTTCATCTGCAGCGTGCTGACAATGCTCCTTCAAATGCAATCAGCCTGGCTGAGCATCTTGGTACCAACATTTGTGATCATGATCCAATGACACCAAACCGGCTCTCTGAGGAGATGATTAAGTGCATCTCGGCCATATATTGCAGACTTGCAGACCCCCCTTTGTCCAATAGTGATTATCCTTCCTCTCCTATTTCCTCCCCATTATCAATGAATGAGTTTTCTCCGCGAGGCCAGTGTGATATGTGGAGCCCGCAATGCCGTAAAAATTCATCTTTCAATTCAGTGTTGGATAACCCTTTCCACATTGAAGAGTCGAAGGAATTCAGTGGACCATACTGCACAATGGTGGAAGTGAAATGGATTTGTAGAGACAGTCAGAAGTTAAGAGACATTGAGCCCATGCTACAAAAATTTCGGTGAGTCTTCCTCACTCTGTtaaatccttcaaattttttaacttgTGCTATCATGTCTGTTTTAAAGAAGTATTTCTTTCCTTAAAGCTCTGTTTTGAGGCAAAGGAAATagaggaaaggaaaataaaacttgCTGCTGTGTATcactgaaaataattttattgtatgaaagggaattttctttttctttttctaaaccCTATTCTCATGATTAATTTTTTGCTACTATGAGTGATTGAAATGTGAGAACTATTCCATTGCAGGTCACTTGTTTATCAGTTGGAACAAGTTGATCCTAGAAAGATGAGACATGAGGAGAAGCTAGCTTTCTGGATTAATGTACACAATGCACTAATAATGCATGTAATGGTCATACAACTAAGTATATATTAACGTCATTGATTATCTCATTTATGTTTGTGCTGTGAGGCTGTGAGAATATGCAATCAATCTATGGTTTGTTGTCCTACAGGCATTCTTGGTTTATGGGATTCCACAAAATAATCTAAAGAGAATTTCTTTACTTCTCAAGGTGAGTATtgcttctttgtttttctttaaaaaaggaAATGTTATGCACTTTTGTCATCATAATTTGAGGCATGGTTCAGGCTGCATATAATGTGGGAGGTCACACCATAAGCGTAGACATGATACAGAATTCTATTTTAGGATGCAGATTGGCTCGCCCTGGACAAGTAAATCCTGTTCCCTGGTTCTTAATATCAGTATTTGTGTGTTCAACTGCATGATTCTCTTCCTTCCTTTTAGACTAATTGTGTGCTAATGGGGCTGATGAAGCTTTACTTCTGCTTGTAGTGGCTCTGGTCGTTGTTTTCATCAACGAAGAAATTCAAGGCTCGAGATGAGAGGAAAGCATATGGCATTGAGCACCCTGAGCCTCTCCTGCATTTTGCACTCTGTTCAGGAAGCCATTCTGATCCTTCGGTACGTCTATGCCCTTGATCTCGCGCTTCTAGCACAAAAGCTGCTTTCAATTACCTGCAAAAttttgcttgtgattcatccaacataaaaaaatgttgCTTGTTTGGCTAGTTTAGAAGTTGCCAACAATCCCATAAAACTCTTCTTTATAGAAAAAAACATCCCATAAAACTCATTCTTGAGAGAACACACATCAGGTCAGACACATCTTTGTTAGAATCTTCACAACTATCATATCATGTTGATCTTGAGCTGAAGTTATATCTCAAATGGCTCCAATCATCTTTCGATACCATGATTGAAAACTGATAGTAAAATGAAAAGATGCAGGAAATCATTGTAGTTGTTCAATACTAAATCATATTGACTGTGTATGAATTTTTCAGGCCCGCATATACACACCAAAGAACGTGTTCCAGGAGTTGGAAGTTGCAAAAGAAGAGTACATCCGAACCACCTTCAGGTTACACAAGGGACAGAAAGTTCTTCTACCAAAGCTTGTGGAGTCTTTTTCCAAGGAATCTGGTTTGTGTCAAGCTGATCTGGTGGAGATCATTGAGCATTGTATGCCTAACAGCTTGGGAAAGGGCATCCACTGGGGTCAGCATGGAAAATTTTGGAAGAGCATTGAATGGACCCCTCACAACTTCGCGTTCCGTTATCTGCTTTCAAGAGAGCTACCAAAGTGATTTCATGCCCTGATATATGCCTGAGATCCTCAAGgggataatgaaaataatagtgTTGGTGAGTTCAAATGAGTTGGTTTCATATAGAAGAATCATCACTGAATTTTTTGAAGGAAGCACACCAACAACTCAGATACCAGAGTTGAGATCATGTTTCTTAGAAGAATGGTGATCAAACAGGCTCAAGCTCATTGAGCTTGAGCATACAAACTGCTTTGAATCCGACTCGAATGTAGTTGTGACATGCTTGAGCATACACTTGATCTGGTCTGATCACCAGTCTTCTTAGAAGGCCATGGTTGTGATCTGGCCGTCATTCCCCTCTGCAGCACCTGAAATTGTACAACTTTTCAtgcacaaaaacaaaatcagagTATAGGAGATGGATGATGACTAGAGTGGCTATATATATTCAGCTTGttgaaaacatcatattttttcaTACTGCTTCTGTAATAGAAAGTATCTTCAGCAATCTAAATCAGtgttttctttgatttgaagtttgaacCACACATAGACTGGGTAGATGATACAGATCAGAAGTGATAACACAGTGATTAAAAAGAAGGGAaaggggcaaaaaaaaaaaaagaaaaaaaaaacctggtCATTACAGAGACTGCTATTAAGTACTTGATCTTTACATGTATTTGGAGCTGTTTGCTCTTGAGAATCAAGCTAGCTGAGAAAATCCTCTGAGTAGGTACATTCATTCACAAATTTTTATCAGAAGTGAAGTCCTCTCTTGTCTACTCActttttgaagttttgaattttcaaatatgcaGCTAAAATAGTAGCCCAGAACGGATATATATTCAATGTTCCATCAAATCTGTGGAAAGTGTGAGCTGATACTTCAGAGTGATTAATAAAGgacaaataagaaaaatgagatgaGAAAAGAGGGTTGTTAACCAACCTCCCTATGACTCTCACTATCCCACTACATGTGAGTGTCCCTTTTCTCTGCCCCACAGTTCCCATTCTTTTCCCAAGAgactaaaaatgaaagaattacAAGCATTCCCAAActctgccattttttttttcttacaatgCTAAGAAAATTTGGAGGTATTTTCTGCCAAGCCAAAGACGAATTCATATTGTATTAATTTAGAATTGAAGAAAACTCATGTttgatcttattttttttgtatcgtagtcacattcttcgtacccgaATATTATGttacatttttcatgttttttatgacatttttgtACTCTAGACATGTTTAGAAAAGCTAATTCTTAAATGCCTTTTTATGTATACCAAATTCACAGTACATACTATATGGCATAACAAGTCTGGAATTTCCATGAAGAGAAAGGAGTGATTAATCCttgtaaagaaaaagaaaaagcaaaagaaaaaaaaagagagagagaaaaagaaaagaaaaaggggaagattgattttgttgttttatggGGTTTGGCTGGTATACACATATGTGGTGAGAGAGCACAATGTCTACAATCACATATTGATATTATATCATAGGACATACCATTGTTGTTTGGCGCTTCTTCAACCCAATAGTTTTGCTTTGAAACTTCACACCCAACTTTCTTAAAAACCACTAGCGGTTTGCGCAGAGAGAGGGAGATGGATGAAGAGGGCATTGGGGTGGTGTTGGCTAGAGC includes the following:
- the LOC117910669 gene encoding uncharacterized protein LOC117910669, translated to MHEVKWQGSSLKPFKLMEVTASNHRRSMSDPAKRKFEEKPSSILKASHRLGLDMGQFRSSVEAKKQSPRAEVQNSLKQEILQLQKGLQDQFLVRHALEKALGYRSFSHDTINANSVPKPAENLIKEIAVLELEVVYLEQYLLSLYRKTFDRQISSVSTVDDRIKSTSTAHKRMFQEVSGDKIISKTENSVIHSSHLLSPRDSIDNPPKECNDIWGPHELLDSSIHRSHSSLSQRSTCPIRTSPSMQTLAKAVDSYHSLPLSMLERADNAPSNAISLAEHLGTNICDHDPMTPNRLSEEMIKCISAIYCRLADPPLSNSDYPSSPISSPLSMNEFSPRGQCDMWSPQCRKNSSFNSVLDNPFHIEESKEFSGPYCTMVEVKWICRDSQKLRDIEPMLQKFRSLVYQLEQVDPRKMRHEEKLAFWINVHNALIMHAFLVYGIPQNNLKRISLLLKAAYNVGGHTISVDMIQNSILGCRLARPGQWLWSLFSSTKKFKARDERKAYGIEHPEPLLHFALCSGSHSDPSARIYTPKNVFQELEVAKEEYIRTTFRLHKGQKVLLPKLVESFSKESGLCQADLVEIIEHCMPNSLGKGIHWGQHGKFWKSIEWTPHNFAFRYLLSRELPK